One window of Dermacentor albipictus isolate Rhodes 1998 colony chromosome 9, USDA_Dalb.pri_finalv2, whole genome shotgun sequence genomic DNA carries:
- the LOC139050078 gene encoding uncharacterized protein, translating to MFRIPAKRPKVVGFIEDVVRQYSDDEFRRHFRLSRLVAEKLIADFAASSTCPSGTHGGVPAKSAETHILSFIWYAANKTCTRNVASRFDLSESSVYRILHRVADFVLTLGHSLIKLSADLENLTRSFEKVSGMPDVVGCIDGSYIKIQCP from the exons ATGTTCCGAATTCCCGCAAAGAGGCCTAAAGTAGTCGGCTTCATCGAGGACGTCGTGCGGCAGTACTCGGACGATGAG ttcCGAAGGCACTTCAGGCTATCTCGACTTGTGGCGGAAAAGTTGATCGCCGACTTTGCCGCGTCGTCAACGTGCCCTTCGGGCACACATGGAGGGGTTCCAGCGAAATCTGCGGAAACGCATATCTTGTCTTTTATCTG GTACGCGGCCAACAAAACCTGCACGAGAAACGTGGCCAGCCGGTTCGACTTGTCGGAAAGCTCCGTTTACCGAATCCTTCATAGAGTAGCCGACTTCGTCCTGACTCTGGGACACTCGTTGATAAAATTGTCGGCTGACCTGGAGAACCTCACCAGAAGTTTTGAGAAG GTGTCTGGAATGCCTGATGTTGTTGGCTGCATCGATGGGTCATACATCAAGATACAGTGCCCGTAG